One segment of Anatilimnocola aggregata DNA contains the following:
- the rpoB gene encoding DNA-directed RNA polymerase subunit beta translates to MAIPTQRRLIPREVRQFGSGREQHPIPNLTQIQTESYAAFLQEDIPTEKRKDHGLESVLREIFPVESYDKTIKLEYLRYELGKPRYTPEECRQLRLTYGKPFRVWLRLNKEQPIEEEVYLGDIPVMLGGGEFIINGAERVVVSQLHRSPGVDFVEELEGTSDRKLPSCRIIPERGSWIEVNVTKKDALNVRIDQSGKFSAVTLLRAMSAKYSTDTDLIRAFYETTSEKITDGRSVVKIEGKISVDDVCYPVSSERAGEIIVEAGHKISKTAAEIICTAGVSKVEVMPVPKVPVVLNSLAEDATSSHEEALLRIYQRLRPGNPPQLEKARTLFNEKFFDVNRYRLGRVGRFRLNRKLRQDVAEKEMTLRPEDLIAAVKYLIDLLEKNDRAQIDDIDHLGNRRLRTIDELAADELRKGFLKLRRTVQERMSLKDLEDMTPRSLVNPKSISAAIEYFFGRGELSQVVDQTNPLSQLTHERRLSALGPGGLNRKRAGFEVRDVHISHYGRICPIETPEGTNIGLISSLAIYASVDEYGFLVSPYRKVAKGKLTDEIVWLRADEEADAYVAPCDTKVEDNKIVPGPSLIARHRSDFEIVTPEQVSYIDVAPSQMVGVSAGLIPFLEHDDANRALMGSNMQRQAVPLLVTEPPIVGTGMEVDVARNSSMVVRAKRAGKVSYCDATRIEIGSDVYHMRKFQGLNERTCLNQKPIINVGEKVEKNQVLADGPATYKGELALGRNVLVGFMSFDGYNYEDAIIISQELVQNDTYTSIHIEEFDVEIRETKLGREEFTRDIPNVSEKALRNLDESGIVRVGTYVKPGDILVGKVSPKSKTELTPEEKLLHAIFGRAGEDVKNDSLEVPSGIEGIVIDTQKFSRRMSLSEDERKKFEKELKDAETEGNKWVAQAFTTMVEELEGIMGKTLTDEDGTPLAKDQDPKFIAEKAANFRLSTHTSKLRSEDKIADSEKAVKIHWPNVELAIDNRDRKLNSMKRGDELRSGVLQMVKIYIATKRVISVGDKMAGRHGNKGVIAKILPVEDMPFLPDGTSLQIMLNPLGVPSRMNVGQILETHLGWAAAALGFQAVTPVFDGATEADINKCLANAKLPSHGKQRLQDGRTGDLLQQETTVGYIYMLKLHHLVDDKVHARSTGPYSLITQQPLGGKARFGGQRFGEMEVWALEAYGAAYILQELLTVKSDDVEGRTKIYESMVKGENTLEAGTPASFEVLCNEIRGLALNIQLEKRRV, encoded by the coding sequence ATGGCTATTCCTACCCAGCGCCGCTTGATTCCCCGCGAAGTCCGTCAGTTTGGTTCGGGTCGCGAGCAGCACCCGATTCCGAATCTGACCCAGATTCAAACCGAAAGCTACGCTGCGTTCCTGCAAGAAGATATTCCAACTGAAAAGCGGAAAGATCACGGGCTCGAATCGGTCTTGCGCGAGATTTTTCCCGTCGAAAGCTACGACAAGACGATCAAGCTTGAGTATCTGCGGTACGAACTCGGCAAACCTCGCTACACGCCCGAAGAATGCCGCCAGCTACGTTTGACCTACGGCAAGCCCTTTCGCGTTTGGCTCCGCCTCAACAAAGAGCAGCCGATCGAGGAAGAAGTTTATCTCGGCGATATCCCCGTTATGCTCGGTGGTGGTGAATTCATCATCAACGGTGCCGAGCGCGTGGTCGTCAGCCAGTTGCACCGCAGTCCGGGTGTCGACTTCGTCGAAGAACTCGAGGGAACCAGCGATCGCAAGTTGCCAAGTTGCCGCATCATCCCCGAACGCGGCAGCTGGATCGAAGTCAATGTGACCAAGAAAGATGCGCTCAATGTGCGCATCGATCAAAGCGGCAAGTTCTCGGCCGTAACGCTGCTCCGCGCGATGAGCGCCAAGTACAGCACCGACACCGATCTGATTCGTGCTTTTTACGAGACAACCTCGGAGAAGATCACCGATGGTCGCAGTGTCGTAAAGATCGAAGGGAAGATCTCGGTCGACGACGTTTGCTATCCTGTTAGTTCGGAACGGGCTGGCGAAATCATCGTCGAAGCTGGTCACAAAATTTCGAAGACTGCGGCGGAAATCATCTGCACCGCAGGCGTTTCGAAGGTCGAAGTGATGCCGGTTCCCAAGGTGCCGGTCGTCCTCAACAGCCTGGCTGAAGACGCCACTTCGAGCCACGAAGAGGCTCTGCTTCGCATCTACCAACGTCTTCGCCCCGGCAATCCGCCCCAGTTGGAAAAAGCTCGCACGCTGTTCAATGAGAAGTTTTTCGATGTGAACCGCTATCGGCTGGGTCGCGTCGGGCGTTTCCGCCTCAACCGCAAGTTGCGTCAGGACGTCGCCGAGAAGGAAATGACGCTGCGGCCGGAAGATCTAATCGCCGCCGTGAAGTACCTGATCGACTTGCTCGAGAAGAACGATCGCGCTCAAATCGACGATATTGATCACCTCGGCAATCGCCGCCTCCGCACGATTGACGAGTTGGCTGCCGACGAACTCCGCAAGGGCTTTCTCAAGCTCCGCCGTACCGTCCAAGAGCGCATGAGCCTCAAGGACCTGGAGGACATGACTCCCCGCAGCCTGGTAAACCCCAAGAGCATTTCAGCTGCGATCGAATACTTCTTCGGCCGCGGTGAGTTGTCGCAGGTGGTCGATCAGACCAATCCGCTCTCGCAGTTGACGCACGAGCGTCGTCTGTCGGCACTCGGACCAGGCGGTTTGAATCGTAAGCGTGCGGGCTTTGAAGTTCGCGACGTTCACATTTCGCACTACGGCCGCATCTGCCCGATTGAAACGCCGGAAGGTACGAACATCGGTCTGATTTCCAGCCTGGCGATTTACGCCAGTGTGGATGAGTATGGCTTTTTGGTTTCGCCCTATCGCAAGGTTGCCAAGGGCAAATTGACCGACGAAATTGTCTGGCTACGGGCCGACGAAGAGGCCGATGCCTATGTGGCACCGTGCGATACGAAGGTCGAAGACAACAAGATCGTCCCCGGGCCATCGCTGATCGCTCGCCACCGCAGCGACTTCGAAATCGTGACCCCGGAACAGGTCTCTTACATCGACGTGGCTCCGAGCCAGATGGTCGGTGTATCCGCCGGGTTGATTCCGTTCCTCGAACACGACGATGCGAACCGCGCACTCATGGGTTCCAACATGCAACGGCAAGCTGTGCCGTTGCTCGTCACCGAGCCCCCCATCGTCGGCACGGGGATGGAAGTCGACGTTGCTCGCAATAGCAGCATGGTCGTGCGGGCCAAACGGGCCGGCAAGGTTTCGTACTGCGATGCCACGCGGATCGAAATCGGCAGCGACGTCTACCACATGCGTAAGTTCCAAGGTTTGAACGAACGAACCTGCCTCAACCAGAAGCCCATCATAAACGTGGGCGAGAAGGTGGAGAAGAATCAGGTTCTGGCGGATGGACCGGCAACGTACAAGGGCGAACTAGCCCTAGGTCGTAACGTGCTCGTCGGCTTCATGTCGTTCGACGGTTACAACTACGAAGATGCGATCATCATCAGCCAAGAACTGGTGCAGAACGACACCTACACTTCAATTCACATTGAAGAGTTCGACGTCGAAATTCGCGAAACCAAGTTGGGCCGCGAAGAGTTCACTCGCGATATTCCCAACGTCAGCGAGAAGGCTCTTCGCAATCTCGACGAAAGCGGTATCGTTCGGGTCGGTACCTATGTGAAGCCCGGCGATATTCTCGTTGGCAAGGTTTCGCCCAAGAGCAAGACCGAACTGACGCCAGAAGAAAAACTGCTGCACGCGATCTTCGGTCGCGCTGGCGAAGACGTGAAGAACGATTCGCTCGAAGTTCCTTCGGGCATCGAAGGGATCGTGATCGATACCCAGAAGTTCTCGCGCCGCATGAGCTTGTCCGAAGACGAACGTAAGAAGTTCGAAAAGGAACTCAAGGACGCCGAAACCGAAGGGAACAAGTGGGTTGCCCAGGCTTTCACCACCATGGTGGAAGAGCTGGAAGGAATCATGGGCAAGACGCTGACCGACGAAGACGGTACTCCGCTGGCCAAAGATCAAGATCCGAAGTTCATTGCCGAAAAGGCCGCAAACTTCCGGTTGTCGACCCACACCAGCAAGTTGCGTAGCGAAGACAAGATCGCCGATTCCGAAAAGGCCGTGAAGATTCACTGGCCTAATGTGGAACTCGCGATCGACAATCGCGACCGCAAGCTGAACAGCATGAAGCGGGGCGATGAACTCCGCAGTGGTGTACTGCAAATGGTCAAGATTTACATCGCGACCAAGCGGGTGATTTCGGTCGGTGACAAGATGGCCGGTCGCCACGGTAACAAGGGTGTGATCGCCAAGATCCTCCCGGTGGAAGACATGCCATTCCTGCCAGACGGCACCAGCTTGCAGATCATGCTCAATCCGCTGGGCGTGCCTTCGCGTATGAACGTCGGTCAAATTCTCGAGACCCACCTGGGTTGGGCTGCCGCTGCGTTGGGTTTCCAAGCCGTGACGCCCGTGTTCGATGGTGCGACCGAAGCCGACATCAACAAGTGCCTCGCGAATGCCAAATTGCCTTCGCACGGCAAGCAACGTCTGCAAGATGGACGTACCGGCGACCTGCTACAGCAGGAAACGACGGTTGGTTACATCTACATGCTGAAGTTGCACCACCTGGTCGACGACAAGGTGCATGCCCGCAGCACAGGTCCATACTCGCTCATCACACAGCAGCCGCTGGGTGGTAAAGCCCGGTTTGGCGGCCAACGCTTCGGCGAAATGGAAGTGTGGGCGCTGGAAGCCTACGGCGCAGCCTACATCCTGCAGGAGTTGCTCACGGTTAAGAGCGACGACGTCGAAGGTCGTACCAAGATTTACGAGTCGATGGTCAAAGGCGA